Proteins from a genomic interval of Dermacentor variabilis isolate Ectoservices chromosome 8, ASM5094787v1, whole genome shotgun sequence:
- the LOC142590370 gene encoding serine protease inhibitor swm-1-like produces the protein MKCFLLLLTAALATCAPSSDSEVVTLLPKFLPAVEDCGLNEVWKQCVSSSCAEASCSRPVIGPACTADCRYGCYCADGFYRNSERNCVRLDECPQQGRGRRPGQPCRENEEWKVCVSSSCAEATCEKKTIGPECTLDCQRGCYCAQGFYRNAQNNCVREDQCPA, from the exons ATGAAGTGCTTTCTCTTGCTGCTGACGGCCGCGTTGGCGACCTGCGCTCCGAGTTCTG ACAGCGAAGTGGTTACGCTGCTGCCCAAGTTCCTGCCGGCCGTTGAAGATTGTGGCCTCAACGAGGTGTGGAAGCAGTGCGTGAGTAGCAGCTGCGCCGAGGCCTCCTGCAGCCGGCCCGTCATCGGGCCCGCCTGCACGGCCGACTGCCGCTACGGATGCTACTGCGCCGATGGATTCTACCGCAACAGCGAACGAAACTGCGTGCGGCTGGACGAGTGCCCGCAACAAGGAAGGGGAA GAAGACCTGGACAGCCATGCCGTGAGAACGAGGAGTGGAAGGTATGCGTAAGCAGCTCCTGCGCGGAGGCCACATGCGAGAAAAAGACCATCGGTCCCGAATGCACCCTCGACTGCCAGCGTGGCTGCTACTGCGCCCAGGGATTCTACCGCAATGCCCAAAACAACTGTGTCCGCGAAGATCAGTGCCCAGCATGA